A region from the Bombyx mori chromosome 15, ASM3026992v2 genome encodes:
- the LOC101741655 gene encoding uncharacterized protein LOC101741655 isoform X1: MTSQTENLKTNEFQRRRKLRLQQVREQSKDIAKKIRQRAKLEKLKQASDFDVFKQREYLMKQGELVKQLEVLYSKGIENVGSSHRSALEDRPDVVPKKLDLTKVRAREAASKLRRAKQEKLDEQKRILDRKLQAREVANELSRDKTIKASKKPSETHLQSTEMEEPSKDAQPVAQEQEKPSRNDIATQWEMEEPSTELEHNIPTLTLMDDKDTPTELNNNMPQKSDNSKRLDLFALSEGMPLSLRGSVVNEERVSVKESVNIVSEFLRNRAMRLRETDHISSLNKSQCGDLVGVKETILRTRSSRTEGTSYVCHVLDEQVIPVPSWESQKCQLCYQQVLMHKTNINNKILNEVTKRKSYQEPCSNLSLSKKSPIKKSTVYHGNSKNLSNERLLRTSAPASGSTGKKFITMYDHSTRDARSIPIVNNDEQYVTRDRETEEDAYVKAMRESNVDNSKSRENKEQTRIKNIRNRVAMTKESVEKEYKDTMNFLKSLPKDMNQPTRSSYMDENRQQLQQERRQHKMQCEFRKIQRECSRHKKTNGRRNSKSPINNFESGDFQYSWMPVPESDNNLAIHTIPTSVREGKVGNTVKFSKVDSYHEYRSRHKHTPPTKDISKENQATRRIEGLIVDNDVSDTSETSSVTSNVSSSENIRIQPKKTNVQNESEISEADRIIIYKILDSRKNKNCKKNNKLLTEIKQSLGSNVCSKKPVPSTTDEPEEKDSAEHVDEGVYEPVNDKGLFIEKCFNTNVELWHSTEQNCWWNPQKTNQNASHKPEGSKVCQCSKKSKDMEGAANHWDISDSSNRTSNLCVACKCACSKSRTRHVSPPPPLPSAATSTTSFKSATNAANNTTPDSGFIKLIETGGHEAGKFYIGASGFLKNDNYEVVIQLRKKYDENKLEEKTESTEVKQNTKEIHLEPEAVAEDNAQSEREVSAVQHSNMDKSDAVTKASEINVNKDDVFPVLPPDTVTEAGQNDIASNQADSPKASLCDKGVETSFKLSYVMPSNAPKTDPGPRPGTSTYTQTSFGSPNNRPVFFHMSSSTSTAYMSPPELILPRCLKRGHCKHKEQFYESSRVQSREKLEHYDQHHYNEEYSCSCKRCIQIPNKRMSRKSRDSVCYKDCTKSKHTPSNTSSCLSSHRHKKCAKKNTSSTKFNKNENQVSGNSKKCLNRHNTDNVTKKPLQSVYNLKYKDRPTFVQTNLNPVIKSYVSKLLTLNREGLKAVEVVNQDCSSVATPGSSIVNEPKNINRTKSAETQISLEQIKHIVKQKILNENKNFPPPNECIMGDFQKSPLKQKPRLCRKKIVHKVKSFNVSKNLKPKATRVTQVSVEKLAISSSTSSMKDDTETSNKDKPSSKASQITRKIETGGSVFKPSHSNLRCVETNKNNKEEKRNNKVSLSTNVKLQGQQNKIKNNMPITDQSGFNTRPCDWVLDESKQNKCEIPMTTGTQTVNEDLKYVKLAVDKLQNMEKIADLTEKCTKRLSNLAKVLEEVRKNKSLVYSQISSSDNTSGSEHRNEKMINSKSPPYTQSDEDNELQNNQVFLGTKSVSSKDTTISSTEYIPFLNDIPKPPPTSFDSGDTHLSVSPVVKLPVNFDSHLLSSLEVNIKTRAKPPPALSRIHLKHGNDHIIPHELSTVLEVDSPMSLKLKNQSNNKSEIPVSSGNAEKVESKHETLSSSQNRETLVDPDLLKSNLEVPNHKIKLPRNNELSDVSKVQMMDLKQFNEIMLKPFITFQEHAKQCNILHSDFGSEIAKEIVTDEISSLHSDGSLPDVIAELLKRNVISEPFKYDTVSNINSTSISSESTMSVLALSKTRKDKKKSSVMFNTKENAAETSDSLSVSSNPDLEKAFKNLGMGWASSTLKKTKERLALSSSSNTSSSSLSQFKIKSFNNHEIPALVTDSVSSILNSSKNTKQKCVVPETSNVEQQTSLINSITVKDFLKNELAKKITFTNKTYKDDSEEFVSLFDTKIPEGMKHDSDNTREQPSMDSIPSGNNRARTSTPVQVYKSMTYQSSSTSNLSNGLFSNADDLSSVKGTSNSMKNHSASEKDDLLIPKLSLKTKMSSSDSNKSD; this comes from the exons ATGACATCTCAAACagaaaatttgaaaacaaatgaaTTTCAACGACGGAGAAAGCTTAGACTTCAACAg GTACGTGAGCAATCAAAAGATATTGCTAAGAAAATAAGACAGCGTGCTAAACTTGAAAAGTTGAAACAGGCGTCAGACTTCGACGTTTTCAAACAAAGGgaatatttaatgaaacaagGAGAACTAGTCAAACAATTAGAGGTGTTGTACTCAAAAGGAATAGAAAATGTAGGATCTAGTCATAGGAGTGCCTTAGAAGATCGACCTG ATGTGGTTCCAAAGAAACTAGATCTAACAAAAGTACGTGCGAGGGAAGCAGCCTCAAAATTAAGAAGAGCAAAACAGGAAAAGTTAGATGAACAAAAAAGAATATTAGACAGAAAATTACAAGCCCG cgaGGTAGCTAATGAACTAAGCAGAGATAAAACTATTAAAGCGTCAAAGAAACCTTCAGAGACACATCTTCAAAGTACTGAAATGGAAGAACCGTCTAAAGATGCACAGCCAGTAGCTCAGGAACAAGAGAAACCAAGCAGAAATGATATTGCCACTCAATGGGAAATGGAAGAACCATCAACTGAATTAGAACACAACATTCCAACATTAACTTTGATGGACGATAAAGACACTCccactgaacttaataataatatgccacAGAAATCTGACAATAGCAAGAGGTTAGATCTCTTTGCATTGAGTGAGGGTATGCCGTTGAGTCTTCGTGGAAGTGTCGTCAATGAAGAAAGAGTTTCAGTTAAGGAATCTGTAAATATAGTTTCAGAATTTTTGAGGAATAGAGCTATGCGTTTGAGAGAAACCGATCATATTAGCAGTTTAAACAAAAGTCAATGCGGTGATTTAGTTGGTGTGAAGGAAACTATTCTACGTACAAGATCATCAAGAACTGAAGGTACAAGTTATGTGTGTCATGTACTTGATGAACAAGTAATTCCTGTTCCATCTTGGGAATCTCAAAAATGTCAACTTTGTTATCAGCAAGTTTTAATGCATAAaacaaatatcaataataaaattttgaatgaaGTTACAAAAAGAAAATCTTATCAAGAGCCATGTTCTAATCTTTCTCTCAGTAAAAAGAGTCCTATAAAAAAATCGACTGTGTATCATGGAAATA GTAAAAATTTAAGCAATGAAAGGTTATTAAGAACTAGTGCACCAGCCAGTGGTTCTACTGGGAAAAAATTTATAACCATGTATGATCATTCCACACGAGATGCCAGAAGTATACCTATTGTTAATAATGATGAACAGTATGTAACAAGGGATCGTGAGACTGAGGAAGATGCATATGTTAAAGCGATGAGAGAATCAAATGTTGATAATTCGAAAAGTAGAGAGAACAAAGAACAAACAAGAATTAAGAATATAAGAAACAGAGTAGCAATGACAAAGGAATCTGTGGAGAAAGAATATAAAGATACCATGAATTTTTTGAAATCACTACCAAAAGACATGAATCAACCAACC AGGAGCTCCTATATGGACGAGAATCGTCAGCAGCTGCAGCAGGAGAGACGACAGCACAAGATGCAATGTGAATTCAGAAAAATACAAAGGGAATGTAGCAGACATAAAAAAACA AATGGACGAAGGAACTCAAAATCACCAATCAACAACTTTGAAAGTGGTGACTTTCAATATTCTTGGATGCCAGTGCCCGAGAGTGACAATAACCTTGCTATTCATACGATCCCAACATCTGTTAGAGAAGGAAAAGTTGGGAACACAGTGAAGTTTAGCAAAGTAGACAGCTATCATGAGTACAGATCACGACACAAACACACTCCGCCTACTAAGGATATTAGTAAAGAAAATCAAGCCACTAGAAGAATTGAAGGTTTGATAGTTGATAATGATGTTAGCGACACCAGCGAGACTTCCTCAGTTACATCGAATGTCAGTTCATCTGAAAACATCAGGATTCAGCCAAAAAAAACGAACGTGCAAAACGAGAGTGAAATTTCTGAGGCAGATaggattattatttataaaattttggattctagaaaaaacaaaaattgcaaGAAGAATAATAAGCTATTGACTGAAATCAAACAATCTTTAGGATCGAATGTTTGTAGTAAAAAACCTGTACCAAGTACAACCGATGAACCTGAAGAAAAAGATTCAGCAGAACATGTAGATGAAg gtgTATACGAACCAGTAAACGATAAAGG GCTATTTATAGAAAAATGTTTTAACACAAATGTCGAATTGTGGCACAGCACCGAACAAAATTGCTGGTG GAATCCTCAAAAGACCAATCAGAATGCTTCACACAAACCAGAAGGAAGTAAAGTTTGCCAATGTAGCAAAAAATCGAAAGACATGGAAG GAGCTGCTAATCATTGGGATATCAGTGATTCATCAAACAG AACATCAAATCTATGCGTGGCTTGTAAATGTGCGTGCTCTAAGTCAAGGACCAGACATGTTAGTCCTCCCCCGCCACTACCATCAGCAGCGACGTCCACTACATCCTTCAAATCAGCAACCAATGCGGCAAATAATACCACTCCAGATTCTGGATTTATCAAACTCATAGAAACCGGTGGCCACGAAGCAGGGAAATTTTACATTGGAGCTTCAGGATTTCTAAAAAACGATAATTATGAAGTGGTCATACAGTTGAGAAAGAAATACGACGAGAACAAACTTGAAGAAAAAACAGAGTCAACGGAAGTAAAACAAAATACGAAGGAGATACATCTTGAACCAGAGGCAGTCGCAGAAGATAACGCCCAGTCTGAGAGGGAAGTAAGTGCTGTCCAACATTCCAATATGGATAAGTCTGACGCAGTGACAAAAGCTTCAGAgattaatgtaaataaagacGACGTTTTCCCAGTTCTTCCTCCGGATACAGTTACTGAAGCAGGACAAAACGACATCGCCTCGAATCAGGCTGATTCACCTAAAGCTTCGCTTTGTGATAAAGGCGTAGAAACTTCTTTTAAATTGTCTTATGTGATGCCAAGTAATGCGCCGAAAACAGACCCTGGGCCCCGACCAGGAACCTCGACGTATACTCAAACAAGCTTCGGCTCTCCGAATAATAGACCAGTATTTTTTCATATGAGTTCGTCCACGTCTACCGCTTACATGAGTCCACCTGAATTAATCCTACCCAGATGTCTGAAACGTGGACATTGTAAACACAAAGAACAATTCTATGAGTCGTCTCGTGTTCAAAGTCGGGAAAAACTTGAACATTACGATCAACATCATTATAACGAAGAATACAGTTGCAGCTGTAAAAGATGTATACAGATTCCCAATAAAAGAATGTCACGGAAATCCAGAGATTCTGTATGTTATAAGGATTGTACTAAATCTAAACATACTCCTTCGAATACGTCTAGCTGCCTCAGCTCACATAGGCACAAAAAATGTGCAAAGAAAAACACATCGTcaacaaaattcaataaaaacgaGAATCAAGTTTCTGGAAACTCTAAAAAATGTCTTAACAGACAtaatacagataatgtaactaaaAAGCCGTTGCAATCTGTATATAACTTGAAATATAAAGACAGGCCTACATTTGTTCAAACCAACTTAAACCCCGTAATAAAAAGTTACGTAAGCAAATTGTTGACTTTAAATAGGGAAGGATTAAAAGCTGTTGAGGTAGTCAATCAAGATTGCAGTTCTGTAGCTACACCAGGAAGCTCCATCGTCAATGAGCCTAAAAATATCAACCGAACTAAGAGCGCGGAAACTCAGATATCTTTAgaacaaataaaacatatagtaaaacaaaaaattttgaatgaaaataagaattttCCACCACCAAATGAATGTATCATGGGAGATTTTCAGAAGAGTCCATTGAAACAAAAGCCAAGACTGTGTCGAAAGAAAATAGTACACAAGGTGAAATCTTTTAACGTTTCAAAGAATTTGAAGCCCAAGGCAACACGAGTAACACAGGTGTCTGTGGAAAAACTTGCTATTAGCTCCTCTACATCTTCTATGAAAGACGATACGGAGACATCAAACAAAGATAAACCTAGCAGCAAAGCATCACAAATTACAAGAAAAATAGAAACTGGTGGTTCTGTATTCAAACCAAGTCATTCAAATCTGCGATGTGTAGAAacgaacaaaaataataaagaggagaaaagaaataataaagtcTCTTTATCTACTAACGTAAAACTACAGGGTCAACAGAacaagattaaaaataatatgccTATAACAGATCAATCCGGATTTAATACGCGGCCTTGTGATTGGGTGCTTGACGAatctaaacaaaacaaatgtGAAATTCCGATGACCACTGGAACTCAAACTGTTAACGAAGATTTGAAATACGTAAAATTAGCTGTCGATAAACTTCAAAATATGGAGAAGATTGCAGACCTAACTGAAAAATGTACTAAACGTCTATCAAACTTGGCTAAAGTGTTAGAGGAAGTAAGGAAAAATAAGTCACTGGTTTACAGCCAAATCTCATCCTCAGATAACACTTCTGGTTCAGAACACAGAAatgaaaaaatgataaatagtAAATCTCCACCGTACACACAATCTGACGAAGATAATGAATTACAGAATAACCAAGTCTTCTTAGGAACAAAATCTGTATCATCTAAAGATACAACTATAAGTTCAACTGAATATATCCCGTTTTTAAATGATATTCCAAAACCGCCACCAACTTCCTTTGACTCAGGTGACACGCATCTTTCGGTATCGCCAGTTGTAAAGTTGCCTGTAAATTTTGATTCACATTTACTATCCAGCTTGGAGGTAAATATCAAAACAAGAGCGAAACCACCTCCTGCGCTTTCGAGGATTCATTTGAAACATGGCAACGATCATATAATTCCTCATGAATTATCAACAGTTTTAGAAGTTGACTCACCCATGAGTCTCAAATTAAAAAACCAATCGAACAACAAGAGCGAGATTCCTGTCAGTTCAGGAAATGCAGAAAAAGTAGAGTCTAAACATGAAACTTTAAGCAGTTCCCAAAATAGAGAAACATTGGTAGATCCtgatttattaaaaagtaatttggAAGTTCctaatcataaaattaaattgccCCGCAACAATGAATTGTCAGACGTCTCTAAAGTACAGATGATGGATTTAAAACAGTTCAATGAGATTATGTTAAAGCCATTCATAACATTTCAAGAACATGCCAAgcaatgtaatattttacataGCGATTTTGGTAGTGAAATTGCTAAAGAAATAGTTACTGATGAAATTAGTTCTCTTCACTCTGATGGCAGTTTACCAGATGTTATAGCTGAATTGCTCAAAAGGAACGTTATAAGTGAACCATTCAAATATGATACAGTTTCGAACATTAATTCCACTTCGATATCATCTGAATCTACGATGTCTGTTTTAGCATTGTCAAAAACTAGAAAGGATAAAAAGAAGTCAAGCGTTATGTTTAACACTAAAGAAAATGCGGCCGAAACATCAGATTCATTAAGCGTTTCATCAAATCCAGATTTAGAGAAAGCGTTTAAAAATTTAGGAATGGGCTGGGCGTCTTCTACTTTAAAAAAGACAAAAGAAAGGTTGGCTCTTTCATCATCAAGTAATACGTCCAGTTCTAGTTTATCTCAATTCAAAATAAAGAGTTTTAATAACCACGAAATACCAGCGTTAGTGACTGATTCGGTGTCGTCCATTTTAAATTCGTCAAAAAACACGAAACAAAAATGTGTTGTACCAGAAACCTCGAACGTCGAGCAACAGACATctttaataaattcaattacCGTGAAAGACTTTTTGAAAAATGAACTAGCCAAGAAAATAACTTTTACCAATAAGACTTACAAAGATGATTCAGAAGAATTTGTATCGTTGTTTGACACTAAAATCCCTGAAGGTATGAAACATGATTCTGACAATACCCGTGAACAGCCTTCGATGGACAGCATTCCGAGTGGAAACAACCGAGCACGTACATCAACCCCTGTACAAGTTTACAAGTCGATGACATACCAATCTAGTTCAACTTCAAACTTGTCCAACGGCCTATTTAGTAATGCCGACGACCTGTCTTCGGTAAAAGGCACATCGAATTCCATGAAAAATCATTCCGCATCAGAAAAGGACGACTTACTAATTCCAAAACTAAGTTTGAAGACGAAGATGAGTTCATCGGATAGTAATAAAAGTGATTAA